In Anaerobacillus isosaccharinicus, one genomic interval encodes:
- a CDS encoding efflux RND transporter permease subunit → MKIAKLSVLRPVAMSMVIVLILILGLVSLRDLPVDLFPEMTFPVAAVTVTYNGAGPEEIEQLISRPIEEIMSSIPNVESVSSTSRTGGALILVSFGWGTDMDFATLNMRERLDFIRDSLPREVPMPMVLRFDPSLLPITQLAITEPNGDLITAKKLVENEIKPFLDSVDGVAAVTVEGGTEQEIQLLVDPNKLNSFGVSLSQLQQIIGSENLNIPGGSLQDQNQNLPIRITSQFSSIYDLETLPIPTRQGTVALGTLVEIKDTTKPITQESYLNGEPSVGLSILKASGANTVTVSRGINKRLDEIKKNLPDGVEIKAIFDQSKFIEQSIRAVALNMLLGSILAAGVLYMFLRNFRSTLIIGFSIPISIVTTFLFMYFSGQTLNVLTLGGLALGIGMMVDNAIVILENIYRKRQLGYSLKDAAIEGTSEIGGAIIASTLTTVVVFLPIIFVDGLAAQLFKPLALSVAFSLLASLFTALIIVPLLSSTFMKVSDEDSSFQHGFSRVTDWYRGILQKVLKRPKMTIFVTLIAFLASFGLTPFIGQEFLPAQDQGFVGIDARLPAASSLGATFEMVQDIDRILENIEEIDLSYVTVGGTDNFSMAAGTQTNRANYNILLKELSDRTRSDVQVAEEIRNKLKGIPNADIRVSASDSGFTGDPVSITIKGSDTETLRAISDEVIEIISKVEGVREPSSNFTAGNPEITVNINRERASTYGIGSAQIASTINDATRGLVSTRLARSGDEIDVRLIVDDRYTTSIEDLSKLLIDAPTGEKVPLHAVASIDRDQGPNQIRRADRLREVTVRASILNRDLGSITNEIEETLRAEITLPAGYRISFGGQNEQMQDAFFKLGGAIALAVVLVYMVMAARFESFFYPFIIMFSVPVTVIGILVGLFVTFQPLGVGSLVGILILTGIVVNNAIVLIDYIIILKSKGVDTYEAILEAGPTRLRPILMTALTTILGLIPLTLGFGEGTEIQQPMAIVIVFGLSFATFITLVLIPSIFLLFDQWKEKRAKKKGLVGNVES, encoded by the coding sequence ATGAAAATTGCAAAATTATCCGTACTTAGACCTGTAGCAATGTCTATGGTGATCGTCTTAATTTTAATTTTAGGTTTGGTTTCCTTACGTGATTTACCAGTTGATTTATTTCCTGAAATGACGTTTCCTGTTGCAGCTGTTACCGTTACTTACAATGGTGCAGGTCCTGAAGAAATTGAACAGCTTATTTCAAGGCCTATTGAAGAAATTATGTCGAGTATCCCAAATGTTGAATCTGTTTCTTCTACCTCAAGAACTGGAGGAGCATTAATACTCGTTTCTTTTGGTTGGGGTACTGATATGGATTTTGCCACCCTCAATATGCGGGAACGACTTGATTTTATTAGAGATAGTTTACCACGAGAAGTTCCAATGCCAATGGTCCTACGCTTTGACCCGAGCCTATTACCTATCACTCAATTAGCAATTACTGAACCTAATGGTGACTTAATTACTGCTAAAAAACTCGTTGAAAATGAAATCAAACCTTTTCTAGATTCTGTTGATGGAGTAGCTGCTGTAACTGTTGAAGGTGGAACTGAACAAGAAATTCAACTTCTAGTTGATCCGAATAAACTTAATAGTTTTGGTGTCAGCTTAAGTCAATTACAACAAATTATTGGTAGTGAAAATTTAAACATTCCTGGCGGTTCATTACAAGATCAAAATCAAAATTTGCCTATCCGAATTACAAGCCAATTTTCTTCTATTTATGACTTAGAAACCTTACCGATACCTACTCGCCAAGGAACGGTCGCTCTTGGTACATTAGTTGAGATTAAAGACACGACAAAGCCAATAACACAAGAAAGTTATTTAAATGGTGAACCAAGCGTCGGTTTGTCTATTTTAAAAGCTTCCGGGGCGAATACAGTTACAGTTTCAAGGGGAATAAATAAGCGTTTAGATGAAATTAAAAAGAATTTACCAGATGGTGTAGAAATAAAAGCCATTTTTGACCAAAGTAAATTTATTGAACAATCAATTCGAGCAGTTGCATTAAATATGCTTTTAGGAAGCATACTCGCTGCTGGTGTGCTTTATATGTTTTTACGAAACTTCAGAAGTACCCTTATTATTGGCTTTTCGATACCAATCTCAATTGTTACAACATTTTTGTTTATGTACTTCAGTGGCCAAACATTAAATGTCTTAACATTAGGAGGTTTGGCATTAGGAATTGGGATGATGGTCGATAACGCCATCGTCATATTGGAGAATATCTATCGAAAAAGACAGTTAGGTTATTCCTTAAAAGATGCAGCTATTGAAGGAACTAGTGAAATTGGTGGAGCAATTATTGCCTCTACCTTAACAACTGTTGTTGTTTTCCTACCAATTATTTTCGTTGATGGATTAGCTGCTCAATTGTTTAAACCACTCGCACTTAGCGTTGCATTTTCATTACTAGCTAGTTTATTTACAGCCTTAATTATAGTCCCTCTTCTTTCGTCTACATTTATGAAAGTGAGTGATGAAGATTCATCTTTTCAGCACGGCTTTAGTAGAGTAACTGACTGGTATAGAGGTATTCTTCAAAAAGTATTAAAACGACCGAAGATGACTATATTTGTTACATTAATTGCTTTTTTAGCTTCTTTCGGATTAACTCCATTTATCGGTCAAGAGTTTTTACCTGCACAAGATCAAGGTTTTGTAGGGATCGATGCTAGATTACCAGCAGCAAGCTCGCTTGGTGCAACGTTTGAAATGGTTCAAGATATTGACCGAATACTAGAGAATATTGAAGAAATAGATTTGTCCTATGTTACGGTTGGGGGAACAGACAACTTTTCAATGGCTGCTGGAACCCAGACAAATCGAGCAAATTATAATATTTTATTAAAGGAATTGTCAGATCGCACGAGAAGCGATGTTCAAGTTGCTGAAGAAATTCGAAATAAATTAAAAGGTATCCCAAATGCAGATATTAGGGTATCTGCAAGTGATTCAGGTTTTACCGGTGATCCAGTCTCGATTACAATTAAAGGGTCTGATACTGAAACACTACGAGCAATATCAGATGAAGTTATTGAAATTATTTCAAAGGTAGAGGGTGTGAGAGAACCTTCCTCTAACTTTACCGCCGGAAATCCAGAAATTACTGTGAATATTAATCGCGAACGAGCTTCAACTTATGGAATCGGAAGCGCTCAAATTGCTTCGACCATTAATGATGCGACGAGGGGATTAGTATCAACTAGACTTGCTCGTAGCGGTGATGAAATTGACGTTCGATTAATCGTTGATGATCGCTATACAACTTCTATTGAGGATTTATCTAAGTTGTTAATTGATGCACCCACAGGAGAGAAAGTCCCACTTCACGCAGTTGCTTCAATTGATAGAGATCAAGGTCCAAATCAAATACGTCGTGCAGACCGCTTGCGCGAAGTAACTGTTCGAGCTTCTATTTTAAATCGAGATTTAGGAAGTATTACAAATGAAATTGAAGAAACACTTCGAGCTGAAATAACACTCCCAGCTGGATACCGAATTTCCTTTGGAGGTCAAAATGAGCAAATGCAAGATGCTTTCTTTAAGTTAGGTGGGGCAATTGCGTTAGCAGTCGTACTCGTTTATATGGTAATGGCAGCTCGTTTTGAGTCATTTTTCTATCCATTTATTATCATGTTTTCTGTTCCTGTAACTGTTATTGGGATTTTAGTTGGGCTTTTCGTTACCTTCCAACCACTCGGTGTTGGTTCCCTCGTCGGGATATTAATTTTAACCGGAATTGTCGTAAATAACGCCATTGTCTTAATTGATTATATTATCATACTAAAATCAAAAGGCGTCGATACGTACGAAGCAATCCTCGAGGCAGGACCGACAAGATTAAGACCCATATTAATGACGGCTTTAACGACTATTTTAGGACTTATTCCTTTAACACTAGGATTTGGTGAAGGAACCGAAATCCAGCAGCCGATGGCAATTGTAATCGTTTTTGGACTAAGCTTTGCAACATTCATTACACTTGTTTTAATTCCATCTATCTTCCTGTTGTTTGATCAATGGAAAGAAAAAAGAGCCAAAAAGAAGGGGTTAGTTGGAAATGTGGAGTCTTAA
- a CDS encoding efflux RND transporter periplasmic adaptor subunit yields MKRFTTVIASLLFLVACSTEDITSETATGQQIPVDIASVQEINLEQKLELTGQALPNAVIPLFTTTPFNVVEVNKKVGDKVDKGDQILKLDDEIVRSQARQAQKAVTELEKGITAAKQLQKSAESGLMEIQKLQMELEASLEKSRELIQGLTEETEDVSLLMIIQQSLETSLKQAELTQAAGQMGSLPQINVAELEMQLEVARQNARQAQMAVDATTITSPIKGTIAELNVTANQIAPPNSPLATVVNLSPIIATFHVNSFQVVQLKEEMQATLFVDGLPNEIESKIQVVSPTINPQTNLFKVEIPIQNEEEKIKGGMRVTAFINLGGVEKANVIPIDSVLYDENSPYVFIVQNGVAKRRDVVLGIRSGNVVGVHEGITKEDFVVVRGKERLTDGAEIIVRNED; encoded by the coding sequence TTGAAACGTTTTACTACTGTCATTGCATCATTATTATTTTTAGTTGCTTGTTCTACAGAAGATATCACAAGTGAAACAGCTACTGGTCAACAAATTCCAGTTGATATTGCCTCTGTTCAGGAAATTAACTTAGAACAAAAATTAGAATTAACTGGTCAAGCCTTACCAAATGCTGTCATCCCTCTTTTTACTACAACGCCTTTTAATGTAGTAGAAGTTAACAAAAAAGTTGGCGACAAAGTCGACAAAGGTGATCAGATTTTAAAGTTAGACGATGAAATCGTTCGAAGCCAAGCCAGGCAAGCTCAAAAAGCTGTTACAGAACTTGAAAAAGGAATTACAGCTGCTAAACAACTGCAAAAAAGTGCTGAAAGTGGTCTTATGGAAATCCAAAAGCTGCAAATGGAGTTAGAAGCATCACTAGAAAAATCTAGAGAGCTAATTCAAGGATTAACTGAAGAAACTGAAGATGTGTCTTTATTGATGATCATTCAGCAATCATTAGAAACTTCTCTTAAGCAAGCAGAACTTACTCAAGCAGCTGGACAAATGGGCAGTTTGCCGCAAATAAATGTTGCGGAACTAGAAATGCAACTAGAGGTTGCTAGACAAAATGCGCGTCAAGCCCAAATGGCAGTAGATGCAACAACGATTACCTCGCCAATTAAAGGAACAATTGCCGAACTTAATGTGACAGCAAACCAAATAGCACCACCCAATAGCCCCCTTGCTACTGTTGTTAACTTAAGTCCTATTATCGCTACATTTCATGTGAACAGCTTTCAAGTTGTCCAATTAAAAGAAGAGATGCAAGCTACCCTATTCGTCGACGGTTTGCCCAATGAAATTGAAAGTAAAATTCAAGTTGTTTCACCTACAATAAATCCTCAAACGAATTTATTTAAAGTAGAAATTCCAATACAAAATGAAGAGGAAAAGATAAAAGGTGGAATGAGAGTTACAGCTTTCATAAATTTAGGTGGAGTTGAAAAAGCCAACGTCATCCCTATAGATAGTGTCCTCTATGATGAAAACTCCCCTTATGTTTTTATTGTACAAAACGGTGTTGCTAAACGAAGAGATGTTGTCTTAGGAATTAGAAGTGGAAATGTCGTTGGTGTACATGAAGGAATTACGAAAGAGGATTTTGTTGTAGTTAGAGGAAAAGAACGTTTAACTGATGGTGCAGAAATAATTGTACGAAACGAGGACTAA